A section of the Sphingomonas ginsenosidivorax genome encodes:
- a CDS encoding hemolysin family protein: MAPLPPFPWIDVLIILALVALNGVFAMSELAIVSARKARLEAMARAGKRGARAALLLASDPGKFLSTVQIGITLIGILAGAYSGASLGTPTAARLEMLGLAHESAETIGFAIVIGLTTYASLIIGELVPKQFALRSPEPIAAFMAPVMRWIAVATAPLGWVLNATSALIFKLLRLDRESEEHVTAEELHMIVAEASKSGVIEEHERSIISGVVRLADRPVREVMTPRTDVDWLDCNASADVIRDTLLASAHTRLPVGDGSIDKVAGVVQARDIAAALFRGEPLDLRQLMRKAPVVIDQIDAMDALMALREAEVPMALIHDEYGHFEGIVTPADLLAAIAGEFKSDADPLDAPSVVVRDDGSLLVAGTMAADALADRLGIDLPEDRDYATVAGLALAVFRHLPGEGESFVEQGWRFEVVDLDGRRIDKMLVSAV; encoded by the coding sequence ATGGCACCGCTTCCCCCCTTCCCCTGGATCGACGTCCTGATCATCCTCGCGCTGGTCGCGTTGAACGGCGTGTTCGCGATGAGCGAGCTCGCGATCGTCTCCGCGCGGAAAGCGCGGCTGGAGGCGATGGCGCGCGCGGGCAAGCGCGGTGCGCGCGCGGCGCTGCTGCTGGCGTCCGATCCGGGCAAGTTCCTGTCGACGGTACAGATCGGCATCACGCTGATCGGCATCCTGGCCGGCGCCTATTCGGGTGCGAGCCTGGGCACGCCGACCGCCGCGCGGCTCGAGATGCTGGGGCTGGCGCACGAGAGTGCGGAGACGATCGGGTTCGCGATCGTGATCGGGCTTACGACCTATGCGTCGCTGATCATCGGCGAGCTGGTACCCAAGCAGTTCGCGCTGCGATCGCCCGAACCGATCGCGGCGTTCATGGCGCCGGTGATGCGCTGGATCGCGGTCGCGACCGCGCCGCTCGGCTGGGTGCTCAACGCGACCAGCGCGCTGATCTTCAAGCTGCTGCGGCTCGATCGCGAATCGGAGGAGCATGTGACGGCCGAAGAGCTGCACATGATCGTCGCGGAGGCGAGCAAGTCGGGCGTGATCGAGGAGCATGAGCGCTCGATCATCTCGGGCGTGGTGCGGCTGGCGGATCGTCCGGTGCGCGAGGTGATGACGCCCAGGACCGACGTCGACTGGCTCGACTGCAACGCGAGCGCGGACGTCATTCGCGACACGTTGCTGGCGAGCGCGCATACCCGCCTGCCGGTAGGCGACGGGTCGATCGACAAGGTCGCCGGCGTGGTGCAGGCGCGCGACATCGCCGCCGCTCTGTTCCGCGGCGAACCGCTCGACCTGCGCCAGCTGATGCGCAAGGCGCCGGTGGTGATCGACCAGATCGACGCGATGGACGCGCTGATGGCGCTGCGCGAGGCCGAGGTGCCGATGGCGCTGATCCACGACGAGTACGGGCATTTCGAGGGCATCGTGACCCCCGCCGACCTGCTCGCGGCGATCGCGGGCGAGTTCAAGTCGGACGCCGACCCGCTCGATGCACCGTCGGTGGTGGTGCGCGACGACGGTTCGCTGCTGGTCGCGGGGACGATGGCGGCGGATGCGCTGGCCGACCGGCTGGGCATCGACCTGCCCGAGGATCGCGATTACGCGACGGTGGCCGGGCTGGCGCTGGCGGTGTTCCGCCATCTGCCGGGCGAGGGCGAGAGCTTCGTCGAGCAGGGCTGGCGGTTCGAGGTGGTCGATCTCGACGGGCGACGGATCGACAAGATGCTGGTGAGTGCGGTCTGA
- a CDS encoding OmpA family protein has translation MKTILATAALSALVLTSGCVTDPETGRQTISKTALGGIGGALGGYLLGDIVGGRNDRTEKLLGAGIGGLAGAGVGAYMDKQERDLRARTAGTDVQVIRQGDDLVLNIPSGITFAYDSSTVQPQFQRTLDQVASTLGQYNQTYIDVYGHTDATGSDQYNQALSERRATAVADYLAGHGVQSARIGTRGYGKTQPIASNDTDAGRAANRRVEVKIVPITQNDLR, from the coding sequence ATGAAGACGATTCTCGCCACCGCCGCATTGTCAGCACTCGTACTGACCAGCGGGTGCGTCACCGATCCCGAGACCGGGCGGCAGACGATTTCGAAGACCGCGCTCGGCGGTATCGGTGGCGCGCTGGGCGGGTATCTGCTCGGCGACATCGTCGGCGGGCGCAACGACCGCACCGAAAAGCTGCTCGGCGCCGGCATCGGCGGTCTCGCCGGCGCGGGCGTCGGCGCGTACATGGACAAGCAGGAGCGCGACCTGCGCGCGCGCACCGCGGGCACCGACGTGCAGGTGATCCGCCAGGGCGACGACCTGGTGCTCAACATCCCGTCGGGAATCACCTTCGCCTATGACAGCTCGACCGTGCAGCCGCAGTTCCAGCGCACGCTCGACCAGGTCGCCAGCACGCTCGGCCAGTACAACCAGACCTATATCGACGTGTACGGCCATACCGACGCGACCGGCAGCGACCAGTATAACCAGGCGCTGTCGGAGCGCCGCGCGACCGCGGTCGCCGACTATCTGGCCGGCCACGGCGTCCAGAGCGCGCGCATCGGCACCCGCGGCTACGGCAAGACGCAGCCGATCGCCTCGAACGACACCGACGCCGGCCGCGCCGCCAACCGCCGCGTCGAGGTGAAGATCGTCCCGATCACGCAGAACGACCTGCGGTAA
- a CDS encoding nucleoside deaminase — MRRALDAARNAALAGEVPVGAVVVLKGEVIAVAANAPRALSDPTAHAEMLAIRAAAARLGRDRLEDCDLWVTLEPCAMCAGAIAHARIARLYYAAPDAKGGAVEHGPRFFGQPTCHHRPEVYAGIAEGEAAGLLRAFFAGRR; from the coding sequence ATGCGGCGCGCGCTCGATGCGGCCCGCAACGCGGCGCTGGCCGGCGAAGTGCCGGTCGGCGCCGTCGTCGTGTTGAAGGGGGAAGTGATCGCGGTCGCGGCGAATGCGCCGCGGGCGCTGAGCGATCCGACCGCGCATGCCGAGATGCTCGCGATTCGCGCCGCCGCGGCGCGGTTGGGGCGCGACCGGCTGGAAGACTGCGACCTGTGGGTGACGCTGGAGCCGTGCGCGATGTGCGCGGGGGCGATCGCGCATGCGCGGATCGCTCGGCTCTATTATGCCGCGCCCGATGCAAAGGGCGGGGCGGTCGAGCATGGGCCGCGGTTCTTCGGGCAGCCGACGTGCCACCATCGCCCCGAGGTTTATGCGGGGATTGCCGAGGGTGAGGCGGCCGGGTTGCTGCGGGCGTTTTTCGCGGGGCGGCGGTAA
- the rpmB gene encoding 50S ribosomal protein L28, with product MSRICELTGKGRMVGNNVSHANNKTKRTFLPNLQNVTLISDSLEKGVRLRVSTHGLRSVEHNGGLDNWLVKTSDDKLSLRVRRLKREIVKKLAVAA from the coding sequence ATGTCGCGCATTTGCGAACTGACCGGCAAGGGCCGGATGGTCGGGAACAACGTGTCCCACGCCAACAACAAGACCAAGCGTACGTTCCTGCCCAACCTGCAGAACGTGACGCTGATCTCCGATTCGCTCGAAAAGGGCGTTCGCCTGCGCGTCTCGACGCACGGCCTGCGTTCGGTCGAGCATAATGGCGGCCTGGACAACTGGCTGGTCAAGACCTCGGACGACAAGCTCTCGCTGCGCGTGCGCCGCTTGAAGCGCGAAATCGTCAAGAAGCTCGCCGTCGCCGCCTAA
- a CDS encoding esterase-like activity of phytase family protein, translating into MRRPLTLLLVAGTVLAIAPGWTGEVRLPLLGRAANLSVAPVALDEGDSARTTVGALTFLGGVHLTSRDPAFGGYSSLAVAGDRFILLSDGGNAVSFRMGADWRPADIGFRNLPGGPGEGWQKADRDSESMAIDPRTGTIWAGFEGANAIWRYASGFARVEGHVAPTAMAKWDVNGGAESLARLHDGRFLTISETTRGPRVAVPRRRGRQALIFAGDPLKDSRPAVRFTYMPPNGYDPSDATELPDGRLLVLNRAFSLPFVFTSILVLIDPREVREGATVTGRAIATLAPPLIHDNFEGVAATRGTGRDAGATMLWLVSDDNQAAPLERTLLLKFRLNG; encoded by the coding sequence ATGCGCCGCCCGCTCACCCTGTTGCTCGTCGCCGGAACCGTGCTGGCGATCGCGCCGGGCTGGACCGGTGAGGTGCGCCTGCCGCTGCTCGGCCGGGCCGCGAATCTGTCCGTCGCACCTGTCGCGCTGGACGAGGGCGACTCGGCGCGGACCACAGTGGGGGCGCTGACGTTTCTCGGCGGGGTCCACCTGACCAGTCGCGACCCGGCGTTCGGCGGCTATTCGTCGCTGGCGGTGGCGGGCGACCGGTTCATCCTGCTGAGCGACGGCGGCAATGCGGTGAGCTTTCGCATGGGGGCGGACTGGCGCCCGGCCGATATCGGCTTCCGCAACCTGCCGGGCGGGCCGGGCGAGGGGTGGCAGAAGGCCGACCGCGACAGCGAATCGATGGCGATCGACCCGCGCACCGGCACGATCTGGGCAGGGTTCGAGGGCGCCAACGCGATCTGGCGCTATGCGTCCGGCTTCGCGCGGGTCGAGGGGCATGTCGCGCCCACCGCGATGGCGAAATGGGACGTCAATGGTGGCGCCGAATCGCTGGCGCGGCTGCACGACGGCCGGTTCCTGACGATTTCTGAGACGACCCGCGGGCCGCGCGTCGCGGTGCCGCGGCGGCGAGGGCGGCAGGCGCTGATCTTCGCGGGCGATCCGCTGAAGGACAGCCGACCCGCGGTGCGCTTCACCTACATGCCGCCCAACGGCTATGATCCCTCGGATGCCACCGAGCTGCCCGACGGGCGGTTGCTGGTGCTCAACCGCGCGTTCAGCCTGCCGTTCGTGTTCACCAGCATCCTGGTGCTGATCGACCCGCGCGAGGTTCGCGAGGGCGCGACCGTAACCGGACGCGCGATCGCGACGCTGGCCCCGCCGCTGATCCACGACAATTTCGAGGGGGTCGCAGCGACCCGGGGCACCGGGCGCGATGCGGGCGCGACGATGTTGTGGCTGGTGTCCGACGACAACCAGGCCGCGCCGCTCGAGCGCACGTTGCTGTTGAAGTTCCGCCTGAACGGCTGA
- a CDS encoding glycine zipper 2TM domain-containing protein, protein MFKTFTLAASALAMSATALVPVAADAQRYRGGYERGYDRGGYDRGGYDRGYRDYRGGDRGYYNRRRGGGCDNSGGTIVGALAGGLLGHTVAGRGDRTLGAVLGAAGGALAGRAIDKSDNPRYCRR, encoded by the coding sequence ATGTTCAAGACTTTTACCCTCGCCGCGAGCGCCCTCGCGATGTCCGCCACCGCCCTGGTTCCGGTCGCTGCCGATGCGCAGCGCTATCGCGGCGGTTACGAGCGCGGCTACGATCGTGGTGGCTACGATCGCGGCGGCTACGACCGTGGGTATCGCGATTATCGCGGTGGCGACCGCGGCTATTACAACCGTCGTCGCGGCGGCGGCTGCGACAACAGCGGCGGCACGATCGTCGGTGCGCTCGCCGGCGGCCTGCTGGGTCACACCGTCGCTGGCCGCGGCGACCGGACGCTCGGCGCGGTCCTCGGCGCAGCGGGTGGCGCCCTCGCTGGCCGCGCGATCGATAAGTCGGACAACCCCAGGTACTGCCGCCGCTAA